One part of the Paroedura picta isolate Pp20150507F chromosome 5, Ppicta_v3.0, whole genome shotgun sequence genome encodes these proteins:
- the TRNAU1AP gene encoding tRNA selenocysteine 1-associated protein 1 isoform X2 → MAASLWMGDLEPYMDENFISRAFATMGELVLSVKIIRNRLTGIPAGYCFVEFADLATAEKCLHKINGKPLPGATPTKRFKLNYATYGKQPDNSPEYSLFVGDLSPDVDDGMIYEFFVKVYPSCRGGKVVVDQTGVSKGYGFVKFSDELEQKRALVECQGAVGLGSKPIRLSVAIPKANRLKTVEYNQMYNYTYNQYYQQYQNYYAQWGYDQNTGSYSYSYPHYGYTQSTMQSYEEVGEDALEDPMPQMDVSEANKQFMEQSEELYDALIECHWQPLDSVSAEIQAV, encoded by the exons ATGGCCGCCAGCCTGTGGATGGGCGAC ttAGAGCCATATATGGATGAGAACTTCATTTCAAGAGCATTCGCCACTATGGGGGAACTGGTTCTGAGCGTCAAAATCATTCGAAACAGATTGACAGG GATTCCAGCAGGCTACTGCTTCGTGGAATTTGCAGATCTAGCCACTGCTGAAAAGTGTTTACATAAAATCAACGGCAAACCTCTTCCTGGTGCCACACCT aCAAAGCGATTTAAATTAAACTACGCAACGTATGGAAAGCAGCCAGATAACAG CCCAGAATATTCACTATTTGTGGGAGATCTTTCCCCAGATGTGGATGATGGGATGATATATGAATTCTTCGTAAAAGTATACCCCTCTTGCAGAGGTGGCAAAGTTGTTGTAGACCAGACGGGCGTTTCCAA GGGCTATGGTTTTGTGAAATTCTCAGATGAACTGGAACAGAAAAGAGCACTGGTCGAGTGCCAGGGTGCCGTGGGTCTTGGTTCCAAACCGATACGCTTGAGCGTTGCCATCCCAAAAGC TAACCGGTTGAAAACAGTCGAATACAATCAGATGTACAACTATACCTACAACCAGTACTACCAGCAATATCAGAACTATTATGCCCAGTGGGGGTATGACCAGAACACAGGCAGTTACAGCTATAGTTATCCACATTACGGCTACACACAAAGCACCATGCAG TCCTACGAAGAGGTTGGTGAAGATGCGTTGGAAG ATCCGATGCCCCAGATGGACGTGAGCGAAGCCAACAAGCAATTCATGGAACAGAGCGAGGAGCTCTACGACGCCTTGATAGAATGCCACTGGCAGCCTTTGGACAGTGTCTCTGCAGAGATCCAAGCCGTGTAA
- the TRNAU1AP gene encoding tRNA selenocysteine 1-associated protein 1 isoform X1 — MAASLWMGDLEPYMDENFISRAFATMGELVLSVKIIRNRLTGIPAGYCFVEFADLATAEKCLHKINGKPLPGATPTKRFKLNYATYGKQPDNSPEYSLFVGDLSPDVDDGMIYEFFVKVYPSCRGGKVVVDQTGVSKGYGFVKFSDELEQKRALVECQGAVGLGSKPIRLSVAIPKANRLKTVEYNQMYNYTYNQYYQQYQNYYAQWGYDQNTGSYSYSYPHYGYTQSTMQSYEEVGEDALEGFFPLPDPMPQMDVSEANKQFMEQSEELYDALIECHWQPLDSVSAEIQAV; from the exons ATGGCCGCCAGCCTGTGGATGGGCGAC ttAGAGCCATATATGGATGAGAACTTCATTTCAAGAGCATTCGCCACTATGGGGGAACTGGTTCTGAGCGTCAAAATCATTCGAAACAGATTGACAGG GATTCCAGCAGGCTACTGCTTCGTGGAATTTGCAGATCTAGCCACTGCTGAAAAGTGTTTACATAAAATCAACGGCAAACCTCTTCCTGGTGCCACACCT aCAAAGCGATTTAAATTAAACTACGCAACGTATGGAAAGCAGCCAGATAACAG CCCAGAATATTCACTATTTGTGGGAGATCTTTCCCCAGATGTGGATGATGGGATGATATATGAATTCTTCGTAAAAGTATACCCCTCTTGCAGAGGTGGCAAAGTTGTTGTAGACCAGACGGGCGTTTCCAA GGGCTATGGTTTTGTGAAATTCTCAGATGAACTGGAACAGAAAAGAGCACTGGTCGAGTGCCAGGGTGCCGTGGGTCTTGGTTCCAAACCGATACGCTTGAGCGTTGCCATCCCAAAAGC TAACCGGTTGAAAACAGTCGAATACAATCAGATGTACAACTATACCTACAACCAGTACTACCAGCAATATCAGAACTATTATGCCCAGTGGGGGTATGACCAGAACACAGGCAGTTACAGCTATAGTTATCCACATTACGGCTACACACAAAGCACCATGCAG TCCTACGAAGAGGTTGGTGAAGATGCGTTGGAAG GCTTCTTTCCACTTCCAGATCCGATGCCCCAGATGGACGTGAGCGAAGCCAACAAGCAATTCATGGAACAGAGCGAGGAGCTCTACGACGCCTTGATAGAATGCCACTGGCAGCCTTTGGACAGTGTCTCTGCAGAGATCCAAGCCGTGTAA